Proteins from one Bacteroidota bacterium genomic window:
- a CDS encoding ABC transporter permease — protein MNNIVVRMLMRERSRTLITIAGTGTLLLLMLFLAGIYEGVKNGSTGFIRHSSAQIWACQKNSNNLLRSSSFLSNSTAEELGAVSGVKKVEAILRLLATAEIHNKNITAFIFGIPLESELSSPPIVRGRPVPNLGEIILDQSIVKKYNLDLGDTIRLNGDPFILAGISRETNATVAQFSFITLTNAEQILGFESISSFFLISVDTTIHEKKVLDDLKQNYPELSFYSKEEFIANNLDEMKTGVLPILWTIALLGFITGSAIISLLLYASAQEHREDYALFKALGMSQSRIAVIVLRQALLISFGGYVVALCGYVVCSPILLAFAPEISVDINREMCMVLLGISLLLGCIGSFLSVNKLSNVYPTEVFRA, from the coding sequence ATGAATAATATTGTTGTAAGAATGTTGATGCGGGAACGTTCGCGAACGTTGATTACCATTGCGGGCACCGGAACGTTGCTTCTCCTGATGCTCTTTCTTGCCGGTATATACGAAGGGGTGAAAAATGGATCAACGGGATTCATTCGTCATTCATCGGCACAAATCTGGGCGTGTCAAAAAAATTCAAATAATTTGCTGCGCAGCTCTTCGTTTCTGAGCAACTCCACGGCAGAAGAATTAGGCGCAGTTTCCGGTGTTAAAAAGGTTGAAGCAATTCTTCGGTTACTTGCGACAGCAGAAATTCATAACAAAAACATCACAGCATTCATCTTTGGGATACCGTTGGAAAGTGAATTAAGCTCTCCTCCAATTGTTCGAGGGAGACCGGTGCCGAATCTTGGAGAGATTATTCTTGACCAATCAATCGTTAAGAAATACAATCTCGATCTTGGCGATACCATCCGGTTGAATGGAGATCCATTCATACTTGCAGGAATCAGTCGCGAAACGAATGCTACTGTTGCGCAATTTTCATTCATTACGTTGACCAATGCAGAACAAATTTTAGGGTTTGAAAGTATCTCGAGCTTCTTTCTCATTTCAGTAGATACGACGATACATGAGAAGAAAGTACTTGATGACCTTAAGCAAAATTATCCCGAGCTTTCATTTTATTCGAAAGAGGAATTTATCGCCAATAATCTCGATGAAATGAAAACCGGGGTTTTGCCCATCCTGTGGACGATTGCATTACTCGGATTCATCACCGGTAGCGCGATTATTTCGTTGTTGTTGTATGCATCGGCACAAGAACACCGGGAAGACTATGCGCTTTTTAAAGCATTGGGTATGTCTCAATCGCGTATTGCTGTTATCGTACTTCGGCAGGCACTTCTTATTTCTTTTGGCGGTTATGTAGTTGCTTTGTGTGGTTATGTGGTCTGTTCTCCTATTCTTTTGGCTTTTGCTCCGGAGATCTCTGTTGATATCAACAGAGAAATGTGCATGGTTTTACTTGGCATCTCACTCTTGTTGGGTTGTATTGGTTCTTTCCTTTCTGTGAACAAATTGTCCAATGTCTATCCGACGGAGGTGTTCCGTGCCTAA